One window from the genome of Pararhizobium gei encodes:
- a CDS encoding endonuclease: MPVRAPSVCGYCGKAHPPGERCATVKRMARERKARFDEKRPAAAKRGYDKEWAREASAFLALPENELCRCGARACVVMHVKSIRARPDLRMVKSNWRPGCQRCNAIDAAQERQERKL, translated from the coding sequence ATGCCGGTTCGCGCTCCCTCGGTCTGCGGTTACTGCGGCAAGGCTCACCCGCCGGGCGAGCGTTGCGCGACGGTCAAACGCATGGCGAGGGAGCGCAAGGCCCGCTTCGACGAGAAGCGTCCCGCCGCCGCCAAGCGCGGTTACGACAAGGAATGGGCGCGGGAGGCGAGTGCCTTTCTTGCCCTGCCGGAAAACGAACTGTGCCGATGCGGAGCGAGGGCTTGCGTCGTCATGCACGTCAAGAGCATCCGCGCCCGGCCGGATCTTCGCATGGTGAAATCCAACTGGCGACCAGGGTGCCAGCGTTGCAACGCAATCGACGCCGCACAGGAGCGGCAGGAAAGGAAACTCTAA
- a CDS encoding phage major capsid protein has product MTKIALACAASSLMAGWPLETRADPDDTDPLAAATAAVEELRSGFTEHQTRADATIAELRSQVTDLETRMNRPGGNGVTPPGEITLERRAFSSFLRLGNDRMPADEVRALIVGDDTKGGYLAPAEFQTEVIKGIVEISPIRQAVRVGSTSAGSVILPKLTGRPTAQWVGEDEDRPETTMTYGQLEIPMHELACYIDVSLRLLEDSAINIDSEVATELSQEFALKEGSAFSNGDGAKKPLGIQRTAGVTEVVNGHATNLSADKLVALMYSLPAQYRSNASWLMNNTTLGVIMTLKDGQGNFLWQPSYQQGQPSTLLGRPIIEDPSMPDITNGAYPIWFGEFAKVYRIYDRIGMSILRDPYTQATKGMVRFHARRRVGGGPTLAEAARKLKMATS; this is encoded by the coding sequence ATGACCAAGATTGCACTTGCATGCGCGGCGTCGAGCCTGATGGCAGGATGGCCGCTCGAAACACGGGCCGACCCGGACGATACCGATCCGCTGGCCGCAGCCACGGCAGCGGTCGAAGAACTGCGCAGCGGCTTCACCGAACATCAGACCCGCGCCGACGCAACCATTGCCGAGTTGCGCAGCCAGGTCACTGACCTTGAAACCCGGATGAACCGTCCCGGCGGCAACGGCGTGACCCCGCCGGGCGAAATCACGCTGGAGCGTCGTGCCTTTTCCAGCTTCCTGCGCCTTGGCAATGATCGGATGCCGGCCGATGAAGTCCGCGCCCTGATCGTCGGTGACGACACGAAAGGCGGCTATCTCGCACCGGCTGAATTTCAGACGGAAGTCATCAAGGGCATTGTCGAGATTTCCCCGATCCGGCAGGCGGTTCGCGTCGGCTCCACAAGCGCCGGTTCCGTGATCCTGCCGAAGCTCACCGGCCGCCCAACGGCGCAGTGGGTGGGCGAGGATGAGGATCGTCCCGAAACCACCATGACTTACGGTCAGCTCGAAATCCCGATGCACGAACTGGCCTGCTACATCGATGTCAGCCTTCGTCTTCTCGAAGACTCGGCCATCAACATCGACAGCGAAGTGGCAACCGAGCTTTCCCAGGAGTTCGCTCTCAAGGAAGGTTCGGCCTTTTCGAATGGCGACGGTGCGAAGAAGCCGCTCGGTATCCAGCGCACGGCCGGCGTGACGGAAGTCGTCAACGGCCATGCGACAAACCTCAGCGCCGACAAGCTCGTTGCCTTGATGTATTCGCTTCCGGCTCAGTATCGGAGCAATGCCTCCTGGCTCATGAACAATACCACGCTCGGCGTCATCATGACCCTGAAGGATGGACAGGGGAACTTCCTCTGGCAGCCGTCTTACCAGCAGGGCCAGCCTTCGACGCTGCTTGGCCGTCCGATTATCGAAGACCCGAGCATGCCGGATATCACAAACGGTGCCTATCCGATCTGGTTTGGCGAATTCGCCAAGGTCTACCGGATCTATGATCGCATCGGCATGTCGATCCTGCGCGACCCCTACACCCAGGCAACGAAGGGCATGGTTCGCTTCCACGCCCGTCGCCGCGTCGGTGGTGGCCCGACGCTGGCAGAAGCCGCTCGCAAACTCAAAATGGCAACCTCGTAA
- a CDS encoding head-tail connector protein yields MTIIDIPRAKAQLNILDDQDDVLIGRKIAAAESFINRRLGFDMAVKYGDSDVPADLQEAILQLVAHWYENREAVLIGISSQALPSGLDDIIRDYRNWSFDVE; encoded by the coding sequence GTGACCATCATCGATATTCCCCGCGCCAAAGCCCAGCTGAACATCCTCGACGATCAGGACGATGTATTGATCGGGCGCAAGATCGCGGCGGCCGAGAGCTTTATCAACCGCCGCCTAGGCTTCGACATGGCCGTCAAGTATGGCGACAGCGATGTCCCGGCCGATCTTCAGGAAGCGATCCTGCAGTTGGTGGCGCACTGGTACGAAAACCGGGAGGCGGTGCTGATCGGCATATCCTCTCAAGCCCTGCCGAGCGGTCTTGACGATATCATCCGGGATTACCGGAACTGGAGTTTCGATGTCGAATGA
- a CDS encoding primase-helicase family protein, which yields MSKATGEIPTEVFDMMAKAEASRLALDDLAFEYACQLRGLTVNGSRRFEPGASWSADGDEFDVNTMNEEFAVVLSGGSAMIVRERFDAPVEDRLRFVRVDAFKTLFQNRYKTVRGPDGKEKEITWATAWLGHPARRQYDGLEFHPDPAGSGGTGGYLNLWQGFAFDRKKGGTYTLFKDHLLSNVCNGDNGLFRWIFGWFAQIFQEPREKPGTSLVFRGSMGVGKSKIGEIIGELLGGHYFQVDDPRYITGQFNHHMAACLLLQAEEAVWAGDKTAEGRLKGLITSKTQMIESKGIDPIRLPNYVRVIQTSNEDWVIPAGKDERRFAVFDVLPTCANNHAYFRQMDDELRNGGYETLLHDLLSFDLSGLNLRDIPKNGALLDQKIRSLDPIEAWVLERLRSGAPTKKHSGWPEYVTTEALRDDYIRSSEEVGIKRKAQEVTFGSKIMKLLPGIARKKRVVETDEGGATTRVWVYEFPSLEDCRSRFEGVLGQVYNWNE from the coding sequence ATGAGCAAGGCCACTGGGGAAATACCTACTGAAGTCTTCGATATGATGGCTAAAGCTGAAGCGTCACGTCTGGCGCTGGACGATTTGGCTTTCGAATACGCATGTCAATTGCGGGGCCTCACCGTAAATGGCTCACGCCGATTTGAACCCGGTGCTAGTTGGAGTGCCGATGGCGATGAGTTCGATGTCAATACGATGAACGAGGAATTTGCAGTCGTTCTTAGTGGAGGATCTGCAATGATCGTTCGAGAGCGCTTTGATGCGCCAGTGGAAGATCGTTTAAGATTTGTCCGCGTAGATGCGTTCAAAACTCTTTTCCAGAACCGCTACAAGACCGTTCGAGGCCCAGATGGAAAGGAGAAAGAAATTACGTGGGCAACGGCATGGTTGGGGCATCCTGCCAGGCGACAATATGACGGCCTGGAGTTTCACCCTGATCCGGCCGGATCTGGCGGCACTGGAGGTTATCTCAACCTGTGGCAGGGATTTGCTTTCGACCGGAAGAAAGGAGGGACTTACACCCTCTTTAAAGACCACCTTCTGTCCAATGTCTGCAATGGCGACAATGGGCTGTTCCGATGGATATTCGGATGGTTTGCGCAGATCTTTCAAGAGCCGAGGGAAAAACCAGGCACTTCACTGGTATTTCGAGGTTCTATGGGCGTGGGTAAATCAAAAATCGGTGAAATTATAGGTGAGTTACTTGGAGGACACTACTTTCAAGTAGATGATCCACGCTACATCACCGGACAGTTTAACCACCATATGGCTGCGTGCCTGCTGTTGCAGGCCGAAGAGGCCGTGTGGGCCGGCGATAAAACGGCTGAAGGCCGCCTGAAAGGATTGATTACTAGCAAGACGCAGATGATTGAATCTAAAGGCATTGATCCAATCAGGCTCCCTAATTACGTGCGCGTTATCCAAACGTCGAATGAAGACTGGGTTATTCCTGCCGGAAAAGACGAACGCCGTTTTGCAGTGTTCGACGTGCTGCCGACTTGCGCAAATAATCACGCCTACTTTCGCCAGATGGATGATGAGCTACGTAACGGCGGATATGAAACTCTCCTTCATGACCTTCTCAGTTTCGACCTATCCGGTCTCAACCTGCGCGACATTCCAAAAAACGGTGCGTTGCTAGATCAAAAAATACGATCACTTGATCCAATAGAGGCGTGGGTGCTTGAGCGCTTACGGTCGGGTGCGCCAACAAAAAAACATAGCGGATGGCCGGAATATGTCACGACTGAGGCATTGAGGGATGATTACATTCGTTCCAGCGAAGAAGTTGGCATTAAGCGCAAAGCGCAAGAGGTCACGTTCGGTTCTAAGATAATGAAGCTGCTGCCGGGTATAGCGAGGAAGAAACGGGTTGTGGAAACCGATGAAGGTGGTGCGACGACAAGAGTGTGGGTCTACGAGTTCCCATCGTTGGAGGACTGTAGGTCACGCTTTGAAGGTGTCCTTGGTCAGGTTTATAACTGGAACGAATAA
- a CDS encoding transglutaminase family protein produces the protein MLTDGWYKAAIERMAMDVKAMAGEGAKSTEKLVALKRYLYEGGAWNENRPFQYDFADPLGEKPANRLLRRYLTTRRGNCITMPMLMVFVGQRSGLKMTLAEAPLHVFIKYTDDDGVVWNLEPTNGGGFTRDVWYRQKLPMSDKAVANGVYLRALSHEEAAVLIASFLVEHQIDAGDFEGAIAVSDVLLRHYPTFAYGLVKKGSAYAGLLRRELAGKYTRMEDIPADLKAKADQWYGQNMQAFAKAEAMGWRPQDGQTE, from the coding sequence ATGCTCACTGACGGTTGGTATAAGGCGGCGATCGAGCGCATGGCTATGGACGTGAAGGCCATGGCAGGCGAGGGAGCAAAGAGTACCGAAAAGCTCGTAGCCCTGAAACGCTATCTCTATGAGGGTGGCGCTTGGAACGAAAACCGGCCCTTTCAATATGACTTTGCAGATCCGCTCGGAGAGAAGCCAGCGAACCGCCTGCTGCGCCGCTACCTGACAACTCGGCGCGGCAACTGCATTACCATGCCAATGTTGATGGTGTTCGTCGGCCAGCGGTCGGGCCTGAAGATGACGCTCGCTGAAGCGCCGTTGCACGTCTTCATCAAATACACCGATGATGATGGCGTGGTCTGGAACCTCGAACCCACCAACGGCGGCGGGTTCACCCGCGATGTCTGGTACCGTCAGAAGCTGCCAATGTCGGACAAGGCGGTTGCGAACGGGGTTTACCTGCGGGCACTATCCCATGAGGAAGCCGCCGTGTTGATTGCCTCGTTTCTAGTCGAACATCAGATCGACGCCGGCGATTTTGAGGGGGCGATTGCGGTCTCCGACGTGCTGCTGCGGCATTATCCCACCTTTGCCTATGGGCTGGTGAAGAAGGGCAGCGCCTATGCCGGCCTGTTGCGGCGGGAACTGGCCGGGAAATATACACGGATGGAAGACATTCCCGCCGACCTGAAGGCGAAAGCCGATCAGTGGTACGGGCAGAATATGCAGGCTTTTGCCAAGGCGGAAGCGATGGGGTGGCGGCCGCAGGACGGCCAGACAGAATAA
- a CDS encoding phage portal protein: protein MNIWPFSRSAPIEQRDASLSAPDAVMEALWTGSAAGAPAISGGSALRVPAVAAAVRVISEAAATLDIRIMERAEDGTETEDKNHPVGILLRGDANSWTSGFELIRDLAADALTRDWGGLAWVNRIGGDIREVIRYMPSAMSVTYDPQTGEPTYRLDGRVIDNRNVIHVRGPFDKSPLTLAAEAIGLAKEMERHAGNLFRNGARPGGVLEAPNKLSPEAAKHIMSSWKAAHQGSANAGKTPLLYEGITFKQMSLNSVDSQFLELRTFQILEIARAFRVPPSMLFELDRATWSNSEQMGFEFLTYTLEPWLRALESALTRALLSREDRLRYRIMFDRDDLTRADLTARATAISSLISAKVINPNEGRAWLDLAPYAGGEAFSNPHINTDAPGVGHNGGPPIDDKTEEPDNGPE from the coding sequence ATGAATATTTGGCCTTTTTCCCGCTCCGCTCCGATCGAACAACGCGACGCCTCGCTGTCGGCGCCTGATGCTGTGATGGAGGCTTTGTGGACCGGGAGCGCGGCCGGAGCGCCTGCGATCTCCGGTGGATCGGCACTCCGGGTGCCAGCGGTCGCCGCTGCGGTGCGCGTGATTTCGGAGGCCGCCGCGACCCTCGACATTCGGATCATGGAACGGGCCGAGGATGGCACGGAAACCGAGGATAAAAATCATCCTGTCGGCATCCTCCTGCGCGGCGATGCGAACAGCTGGACCAGCGGTTTCGAACTGATCCGCGATCTTGCGGCCGACGCCCTGACACGTGACTGGGGCGGTCTCGCCTGGGTCAATCGCATCGGCGGGGACATCCGCGAAGTCATCCGCTACATGCCCTCTGCCATGTCGGTCACCTACGATCCGCAGACCGGTGAGCCGACCTACCGCCTCGACGGTCGCGTCATCGACAACCGCAATGTGATCCATGTTCGCGGGCCGTTCGACAAGTCGCCGCTCACCCTCGCGGCCGAGGCAATTGGCCTCGCGAAGGAAATGGAACGGCACGCCGGCAATCTCTTTCGGAACGGAGCTCGCCCTGGGGGTGTACTTGAAGCACCGAACAAACTTAGCCCTGAAGCTGCGAAGCATATCATGAGCTCTTGGAAGGCAGCTCATCAAGGCTCCGCCAACGCCGGCAAAACGCCGCTCCTGTACGAAGGCATCACGTTCAAGCAGATGTCGCTCAACAGCGTGGATAGCCAGTTCCTCGAATTGCGTACTTTCCAGATCCTCGAAATTGCCCGCGCCTTCCGCGTCCCGCCGTCGATGCTGTTCGAGCTGGACCGCGCGACTTGGTCGAACTCCGAACAGATGGGTTTCGAGTTCCTGACCTACACGCTTGAGCCGTGGCTACGGGCGCTCGAAAGCGCTCTCACCCGAGCGCTTCTGTCGCGTGAGGACCGTTTGCGCTACCGCATCATGTTCGATCGCGACGACCTGACGCGCGCCGATCTGACGGCCCGCGCCACGGCAATTTCCAGCCTGATCAGCGCCAAGGTCATCAATCCGAACGAGGGCCGCGCCTGGCTGGACCTTGCGCCCTATGCCGGCGGCGAGGCCTTCAGCAATCCACATATCAACACCGACGCGCCGGGCGTGGGCCATAACGGCGGCCCGCCGATCGACGACAAGACCGAGGAGCCGGACAATGGACCTGAATGA
- a CDS encoding RHS repeat-associated core domain-containing protein, which yields MTYEADGQTASIAYSNGYETLFTYDPQRRWLTKIVTQKDPGNGDPISELLRSAYVRDRTGRILSINGLGTPNDWVYTYDGFGRIASAVNAGDPAGVYSETFTYAANDNLLSRSRLTGSFVYPAASAAHPHAPVSLGTTAFTYDDNGNLLTDGTRTFTYDLANRVASVAAVGSNTVTLRYGPDGARVKRGSAGGSTYYIDANVEYDGTRFTRYPHMDIKVTGTSRTFLHRDHLSSISAVTSMTSGLGATETNRYATFGEPHNKDMDTQKGYIGERYDAETGLSYLNARYMDPRFGRFISPDTWDPTMEGVGTNRYAYAGNDPVNRSDPNGHVSGATGQPEATKAYESQQAADRQDHEASTLADKMQSLGNGNEGGLFDGVDPEVEALAREKRKFGVSGIADPNVVSPSDLVSPGSLINVVRGVVGKLASSGGFITRIAADSVPASTPIGRLGNPINVKPGTNAETVIGGREFGGHALDQMQGRGVMPSAVENTVRVGRASPDPIPGRTRHYEQTNNLTVITESNGRVVTVITGKR from the coding sequence GTGACCTACGAGGCCGATGGGCAGACCGCGTCGATCGCCTATAGCAATGGTTATGAAACCCTCTTCACCTATGATCCGCAGCGCCGCTGGCTGACCAAGATCGTCACGCAGAAGGATCCCGGAAACGGCGATCCGATATCGGAGCTGCTGCGCTCGGCCTATGTCCGTGACCGGACCGGCCGCATCCTGTCGATCAACGGCCTTGGGACGCCGAACGACTGGGTCTACACCTATGACGGCTTCGGCCGGATCGCCAGCGCGGTGAATGCCGGCGATCCCGCAGGCGTCTATTCCGAAACCTTCACCTATGCCGCCAATGACAATCTCCTGTCACGCTCGCGGCTGACGGGGAGTTTCGTCTATCCCGCGGCCAGTGCCGCCCACCCGCATGCGCCCGTCTCGCTCGGCACCACCGCCTTTACCTATGACGACAACGGCAACCTGCTGACTGACGGGACGCGAACCTTCACCTACGATCTCGCCAACCGCGTCGCCTCCGTGGCGGCCGTCGGCAGCAACACGGTGACGCTGCGCTACGGTCCTGATGGTGCAAGGGTCAAGCGGGGATCGGCGGGCGGCAGCACCTATTATATCGACGCCAATGTCGAATATGACGGCACCCGCTTCACGCGCTATCCGCATATGGACATCAAGGTCACCGGCACGTCGCGCACTTTCCTCCACCGCGACCACCTCTCCTCCATCAGCGCCGTCACCAGCATGACCAGCGGCCTCGGCGCCACCGAGACCAACCGCTACGCCACCTTTGGCGAGCCCCACAACAAGGATATGGATACCCAGAAGGGCTATATCGGCGAACGCTACGACGCCGAAACCGGCCTGTCCTATCTCAACGCCCGCTACATGGACCCGAGGTTCGGACGGTTCATCTCGCCGGACACATGGGACCCGACGATGGAGGGTGTCGGCACCAACCGTTATGCCTATGCCGGCAATGATCCGGTGAACAGGAGCGATCCGAATGGGCATGTATCGGGTGCAACCGGACAACCGGAAGCGACAAAAGCCTACGAAAGTCAACAAGCAGCAGACCGGCAAGATCACGAGGCGTCAACTCTAGCCGACAAAATGCAAAGTCTTGGAAATGGAAATGAGGGGGGACTATTTGATGGCGTCGATCCAGAGGTCGAGGCCCTTGCACGTGAAAAACGTAAATTTGGAGTGTCGGGTATAGCTGACCCGAATGTTGTCAGCCCTTCAGATTTAGTGTCACCGGGTAGTTTAATAAATGTGGTGCGAGGGGTCGTCGGAAAGCTGGCAAGTAGTGGGGGGTTTATAACACGAATTGCCGCGGATAGTGTGCCCGCTTCAACGCCAATTGGACGGTTGGGTAATCCGATTAACGTGAAGCCTGGCACTAACGCGGAGACGGTCATTGGGGGGCGTGAGTTCGGTGGGCATGCTCTTGACCAAATGCAGGGTCGTGGAGTTATGCCTTCGGCTGTCGAGAACACAGTCAGGGTAGGCAGAGCCTCGCCCGATCCAATTCCTGGCCGCACACGCCATTATGAACAGACGAATAATCTGACCGTGATAACTGAATCCAATGGCAGGGTCGTAACGGTAATAACAGGGAAACGGTGA
- a CDS encoding IS630 family transposase (programmed frameshift), with protein sequence MGSAISLRSDFDGARLRLLARQTRDADQARRLLALASIYDGGSRADAARLGSVTVQIVRDWVVRFNERGPAGLINGKAPGKPSLLNDEQRTALAQAIERGPTPYLDGVVRWRLCDLAQWIWEEFRISVSEETLGREVRAMGYRKLSARPRHHAQDAEAAEAFKKNFPAAVAEIAAGPAKGKVIEIWFQDEARIGQKNKITRRWAKRGSRPSAPHDQRTRSAYIFGAICPKHGKAAALVMPWCDTHAMNQHLIEISRNVAVHAHAVLIMDQAGWHMSNNLVVPENITILPLPPKSPELNPVENIWQFMRDNWLSNRVFKSYEDIVDHCCYAWRTLQQRPWKIMSIGRRKWAQGF encoded by the exons ATGGGTTCAGCGATTTCTTTGCGATCGGACTTCGACGGAGCCAGGTTGCGGCTTCTGGCTCGGCAGACACGCGATGCCGATCAGGCACGGCGGCTTCTGGCACTTGCATCGATCTATGATGGCGGCTCACGCGCCGATGCCGCCCGGCTTGGCAGTGTGACGGTTCAGATCGTGCGCGACTGGGTGGTGCGCTTCAATGAACGCGGTCCCGCCGGCCTTATCAACGGCAAGGCCCCGGGCAAACCTTCTCTCCTGAACGATGAACAGCGAACGGCTTTGGCGCAAGCCATAGAGCGCGGACCGACCCCGTATCTGGATGGAGTCGTTCGCTGGCGTCTGTGTGATCTGGCGCAATGGATTTGGGAAGAGTTCCGCATCTCGGTGAGCGAGGAGACCCTGGGCCGCGAAGTGCGTGCCATGGGCTATCGCAAGCTCTCGGCTCGCCCAAGACATCATGCGCAGGATGCCGAGGCGGCCGAGGCATTTAAAAAAA ACTTCCCCGCCGCTGTGGCAGAAATCGCCGCAGGTCCCGCCAAGGGCAAAGTAATCGAAATCTGGTTCCAGGACGAAGCCCGGATAGGCCAGAAGAACAAGATCACGCGTCGTTGGGCCAAGCGGGGCTCAAGGCCGTCCGCGCCGCACGACCAGCGAACCCGATCGGCCTATATCTTCGGTGCCATCTGTCCCAAGCACGGCAAGGCCGCCGCTCTCGTCATGCCGTGGTGCGACACCCATGCCATGAACCAGCACCTGATCGAGATATCCCGCAACGTCGCCGTTCATGCACACGCCGTCCTCATCATGGATCAGGCCGGATGGCACATGTCCAACAATCTCGTCGTTCCAGAAAACATCACCATCCTGCCACTGCCGCCCAAATCGCCCGAGTTGAACCCGGTCGAAAACATCTGGCAGTTCATGAGGGACAACTGGCTCTCAAACCGAGTCTTCAAATCCTACGAGGATATCGTCGACCACTGCTGCTACGCTTGGAGAACCCTCCAGCAACGACCATGGAAGATCATGTCAATCGGCCGACGCAAATGGGCGCAAGGGTTCTAA
- a CDS encoding DUF6538 domain-containing protein: MAVRHEVENLIRRGNIFYWRARVPAAFVHCRPGSRLSLSLHCSDHRRAQIIGRKLNTRLAELKMHSKDMMATRQQLQSLFEHERDKELERLDDISTMAKRNGCGGDVVEMELDLEVGWACQLLTKFGTHVAFPGGRMRWPRLPHEKRLTDLACRCYPGKLSGRVDHGTQRRIRRRHSKTDLSFRNR; this comes from the coding sequence ATGGCCGTGCGCCACGAGGTCGAGAATCTGATCCGCCGCGGAAATATCTTCTATTGGCGGGCACGCGTCCCCGCCGCCTTTGTCCACTGTCGGCCAGGCAGCCGACTTTCACTGAGCCTTCATTGTTCAGACCATAGAAGGGCTCAGATCATTGGCCGCAAACTCAACACGCGGCTGGCCGAATTGAAGATGCATTCGAAGGACATGATGGCGACCAGGCAGCAGCTACAATCTTTGTTCGAACACGAGCGGGACAAGGAACTCGAAAGGCTCGACGACATCAGCACGATGGCCAAACGCAATGGATGCGGTGGCGATGTCGTCGAGATGGAACTCGATCTCGAGGTTGGCTGGGCCTGTCAGCTTCTGACGAAGTTCGGGACCCACGTGGCTTTCCCTGGAGGACGGATGCGCTGGCCTCGCCTACCTCATGAAAAGCGGCTTACCGATCTCGCATGTCGATGCTATCCGGGCAAACTATCGGGTAGAGTTGACCACGGCACGCAGCGCCGGATTCGAAGACGGCATTCAAAGACCGATCTTTCATTTCGAAATCGATGA
- a CDS encoding HK97 family phage prohead protease yields the protein MDHLDLALRFESPNEAGEFSGYAVVWGERNGHNEIVQRGAFQKSLSDHRAAGTRPVMLWSHDTNAIIGVWTEIREDDKGLFVRGQLVVSTPRGREAYDLLKAGALNGLSIGFRAPVGRRSADGIRILTAMDVREISLVGMPSAGSARITSVRSYGRSAESAAAFIEACRKAKCALIAKGK from the coding sequence ATGGATCACCTCGACCTTGCCCTGCGTTTCGAATCGCCGAACGAAGCCGGCGAGTTTTCCGGCTATGCCGTGGTCTGGGGCGAACGCAACGGCCACAACGAAATCGTCCAGCGCGGCGCATTCCAGAAGTCTCTTTCGGATCACCGTGCCGCCGGCACCCGTCCCGTCATGCTGTGGTCGCATGACACGAACGCCATTATCGGCGTGTGGACCGAAATCCGTGAGGACGATAAAGGCCTGTTTGTCCGGGGGCAGCTTGTCGTTTCGACGCCGCGCGGACGGGAGGCCTACGATCTCCTGAAGGCCGGCGCTCTCAATGGTCTGTCGATCGGGTTTCGCGCGCCGGTTGGCCGCCGCAGCGCTGATGGCATTCGCATCCTTACCGCCATGGATGTCCGCGAAATTTCGCTTGTGGGCATGCCATCGGCGGGAAGCGCCCGGATCACCTCGGTTCGCAGTTACGGCCGCTCTGCCGAGAGCGCAGCGGCCTTCATCGAAGCATGCCGGAAGGCAAAATGCGCTCTCATCGCGAAAGGGAAATGA
- a CDS encoding RHS repeat-associated core domain-containing protein → MIGVVDGFGRIAGAVNAGDPAGAYSETFTYAANDNLLSRSRLTGSFVYPAATAAHPHAPLSLGSTAFTYDDNGHMVSDGKRNFTYDLANRVASVAAVGSNTVTLRYGPDGARVKRGSAGGSTYYIDANVEYDGTRFTRYPHMDIKVTGTSRTFLHRDHLSSISAVTSMTSGLGATETNRYATFGEPHNKDMDTQKGYIGERYDAETGLSYLNARYMDPRFGRFISPDTWDPTMEGVGTNRYAYAGNDPVNRSDPNRHSFGLDDGNAAGSAGRIMKGLSIAVLALYLSASTLLAGTVRLVDDLEALFAANSDLLDVKLSIDAMVDPSSNAEAANTNRH, encoded by the coding sequence TTGATTGGCGTAGTAGACGGCTTCGGCCGGATCGCCGGCGCGGTGAATGCGGGCGATCCCGCTGGCGCCTATTCCGAAACCTTCACCTATGCGGCCAACGACAATCTCCTGTCACGCTCGCGGCTGACGGGGAGTTTCGTCTATCCCGCGGCCACTGCCGCCCACCCGCATGCGCCTCTTTCGCTCGGCAGCACCGCCTTTACCTATGACGACAACGGCCACATGGTGTCCGACGGGAAGCGTAACTTCACCTATGATCTCGCCAACCGCGTCGCCTCCGTGGCGGCCGTCGGCAGCAACACGGTGACGCTGCGCTATGGTCCTGATGGTGCAAGGGTCAAGCGGGGATCGGCGGGCGGCAGCACCTATTATATCGACGCCAATGTCGAATATGACGGCACCCGCTTCACGCGCTATCCGCATATGGACATCAAGGTCACCGGCACGTCGCGCACTTTTCTTCACCGCGACCACCTCTCCTCCATCAGCGCCGTCACCAGCATGACCAGCGGCCTCGGCGCCACCGAGACCAACCGCTACGCCACCTTCGGCGAGCCCCACAACAAGGATATGGATACCCAGAAGGGCTATATCGGCGAACGCTACGACGCCGAAACCGGCCTGTCCTATCTCAACGCCCGCTACATGGACCCGAGGTTCGGCCGGTTCATCTCGCCCGACACATGGGACCCGACCATGGAGGGCGTCGGCACCAACCGTTATGCCTATGCCGGCAATGATCCGGTGAACAGGAGCGATCCGAATAGGCATTCGTTTGGCTTGGACGATGGAAACGCAGCAGGTTCTGCGGGGCGCATCATGAAAGGCCTATCCATCGCGGTTCTGGCTCTCTACCTGTCAGCCTCGACGCTTTTGGCGGGAACTGTCCGGCTGGTGGACGATCTGGAAGCGCTGTTTGCAGCGAATAGCGATTTGCTCGATGTAAAACTTTCCATCGATGCAATGGTGGATCCGTCCAGCAATGCTGAAGCGGCTAATACCAACCGTCACTGA
- a CDS encoding HK97-gp10 family putative phage morphogenesis protein — translation MSNDGGLSRFQKRMRAIPLAVREAVQPALIKSAEETATVMRSLAPEDTGALKDSIEVTAPGQSTPDYSQPGGSRVAGELEALVTVGNHTVRYPHLVEYGSKKAPAQPFFWPGFRLNRKRAANRIKRAIGKAVRDQWGKR, via the coding sequence ATGTCGAATGATGGCGGCCTTTCCCGTTTTCAAAAGCGCATGCGGGCAATTCCGCTTGCGGTTCGCGAAGCTGTCCAGCCGGCGCTGATAAAGTCGGCCGAGGAGACGGCCACCGTCATGCGCTCGCTTGCACCGGAGGACACCGGAGCCCTGAAAGACAGCATAGAAGTCACGGCACCCGGTCAATCAACACCTGATTATTCGCAACCGGGAGGGAGCCGCGTTGCGGGGGAACTCGAAGCCTTGGTCACCGTGGGGAACCACACGGTGCGATATCCGCACCTGGTCGAATACGGATCAAAGAAGGCGCCGGCCCAACCTTTCTTCTGGCCTGGGTTTCGTCTCAACCGGAAGCGCGCCGCGAACCGGATCAAGCGCGCGATCGGCAAGGCCGTGCGCGATCAATGGGGAAAACGATGA